AAAGAAAAATTCAGATATACTTTCAGTATATcatcttttaatatttattactttatttttagtccCTTAATGTGTTGGGAAACGTCTCTACATCTTCTTCTTATCCCAAGAACTTGTCGTTGGCGAAACAGAGTGGATCGTTAATGCGACATATTTTGCCGGCGTGTCCTAAAAACTTGTCGTTTGGGTAAGACTCAGCCTGGCTCATGAGTTGTAAGGCCAAAGTAACCAGCAGAAAAGAAACCTTCATTGTGGCAATAACGAGAGTGTCTGAAAGATTGTTCTGTAAAATGCGGTTTATAAGCTTAAAGGCATGCCGAAAGTTAATACAATACGATAAGCATGACCCAAGTAAAGATTCATTCGACATCCTATTAGAGCATGCAAATTTTAACTATTGGGATTTCTTAGTAAAAATGTAAGTGACCTTTATAGGAATATGGGACTACGTCCGTGAATCTTCTTGGGCACAATGTCCAGAATGCTGATCCTACCATCACTGGCCAGTCCACCGGCCTGAATGATCAGATAGGTCTTTCTAAGCATTAAGAAAACTACGGGTTCACTTTCAGTATATCATCTCTTGATatcatttaattattatgttgTACAGGTGAATCCGTTGATACGGTGTCGACATAGTCCTGTTACATCACGATAACATAGGGGGTTCGATTCGCCGCATACGTAAATAAGTTTGGTTAAAGACTTGTCGTTTGGGTAAGACTCAGCCTGGCTCATGAGTTGTAAGGCCAAAGTAACCAGCAGAAAAGAAACCTTCATTGTGGCAATAACGAGAGTGTCTGAAAGATTGTTCTGTAAAATGCGGTTTATAAGCTTAAAGGCATGCCGAAAGTTAATTTTACAATACGATAAGCATGACCCAAGTAAAGATTCATTCGACATCCTATTAGAGCATGCAAATTTTAACTAGGAATTAAGTTACTAGGTATTGGGACTTCTTagcaaaaatgtaaatgtccTTTATTCATAAATTATACATAGCAGTTAGAGAAATCACTTCAAGTAGCTTAGCGCCTCCTCCACATCGGCCTTGGAGCCCAGGAATATGGGACTACGTTCGTGAATCTTCTTGGGCACAATGTCCAGAATGCTGATCTTACCATCACTGGCCAGTCCACCGGCCTGAATGATCAGATAGGCCATGGGGTTGCACTCGTACAGCAGGCGGAGCTTTCCGCTGGGAGCGGATTTTGTGGCCGGATAGATGAAGATGCCACCGTACTTGATGGTGCGGTGGACATCGGCGACCATGGAGCCCACATAGCGGGCTCCGTAGGGTTTTCCCTTGGCGGGATCCTTCTTGGCCGCAATATAGTTGAAAACGCCCGCCTCCCAGTCGCTGGCGTAGCCCTCGTTAATGGAGTAGATCTTGCCCTTTTCGGGCACTCGCATATTGGGATCGGTCAGGATGAACTCTCCGATGGCTGGATCGTAGGTGAAACAATTAACTCCGGATCCCAGACCCAAGACAATGGCTGTGGCTGAGCCGTAGAGCGCATAGCCGGCGGCCACCAACTGGTTTCCAGGCTGCAGTGCATCCTCCACGGTGGGTGGACCGTCGCTCTTCTTGCGGTAAATGGCGAAGATCGAACCGATCGACACCAGGCAGTCTATGTTGGAGGAGCCGTCCAGGGGATCGAAGCACACAATGTATTTGCCCTGAAGGGGAACACAAATTAGCAATCATTAGGTATGAAAtatgatatatttaaaatcgtGAAAGATAGAGATACTCGATCTAAAGATAAAAACCTTTGCTTTTCCAATTCACACCCACATACCAAATTTAATATctaatatttaatatgcaGCCTTACCTGTTTCTCCACTTCCACCTCGATCACCTTCTCGTTCTCCTCGGAGACCATCAGACATGTGGTGTAGGAGGATTTCAGCATGTTGATGAACAGCTCGTTGGAGAGCACATCCAGTTTCTTGACTTCCTCGCCCTGGACATTCACGTCACCGGCAATTCCATGGAGCTTGGCTATTCCTGCTTTTCGGACCGCCGAGGCAGTAGCCTTGATCGCCGTTTGGATGCAGTTCAGCAGCTGTGACAGATCCCCGGTGGCCTCCCTGAACTTACGTTGCTCCTGCAACACGAAACGCGTAAGCGTCATCGCATTGGAGTCAAAAACTGGTCCCTGTTGGCTCATTTTGGCTATTTGGGaagttataataaaatatattaagtgGGAGAAATGTTTTTGGTTGGATATGACAAGGATAGGATTAGCATAAGGATTagggaataattaaaaatatttttttaatatcattaCTAGTAAAAATAATCTTTGTAGATTTATTACACACCTAAAAAATCTacatgaaacgtagatcgattttacattgtttaagaccaattttaatttgatatgaggccaggtaaatttgagcTGATagaaaagagtatttcatgtaaaagcGTTTTGCAAGACCTGAAATTtactgaaacatttttttttttcgtgtgcAGGTAATTTTCATGGTCAAATAATAGCTAGCATGAAAAGATAagattgtattttaatattccaATCTCACCGATTTTAGTATTTCAGCATAAACAAAGCTTggttttcttattgtttttaagttattcATAATACACTTTTAAAttagaacatttttattgattaacCTTCAaatgataataatttttaaatatatataaaatgtttgggAGCGGGTTTTGGAGGAGATTAAACACAGGGATTTGAAACAGAGGGGATTGTGCGTTGAAGCAATACATCGTTATAATATTAAGCGCAGCAACAGGTTAAGAATATTTCCGGTTTAAGGAAAGAGTGCAGCACTATAGATAAAGGGTGAGAGGGAAAAATGAGGTGCCAGGCAACATTCAAGGAGCAGGAAGCAGGAGGCAACTTCACTTACAATCACCGTTACTGGCCGCCATTATTGGTTATTAGTTAAATGTACGCTCTCTAAATGATGCGGTTCCTGTGGGGatccattaaaataaaaacaattaccaaaataacactgtgcaacatttttagggttataaaatgtaaccgcaattctgatttcatgggcggaaagaactcatcgaaataagctaaaacccatttgggtttctctggcttaactcgcgtttaccttttatagcgagttaaagttttacatacaaaatttatttgttacggccatatcttgtgaaccgattaaaatttcactatcaagtcttcagtgattatgtagctatgaacccaaggaactaaattgacaaatgactcttgcgaagacgtacacctagcgcgtaaaaaatcaaaaaattaggcaaatttgttttttaacgcgctaggtgcactaggtgctaagtgcgcaagagtcatttgtcaatttagttccttgggttcatagctacataatcactgaagacttgatagtgaaattttaatcggttcacaagatatggccgttacaaataaattttgtatgtaaaactttaactcgctataaaaggtaaacgcgagctaggccagagaaacccaaatgggttttagcttatttcgatgagttctttccgcccatgaaatcagaattgcggttacatttttcatgttgcactgtgtaaGTAGAACCAAGGGCCTGTGCTCCTATGAGAAGGTCAAATCAGTGACCTCTCACGTCTCTTTCTGCCAACCACTATCTTCACTGGTTTTTTCGGGGGCTTGTTGCATAAAAAAACACTATCAAAAACTTGTCACTCTGGGCAAGcgtgtttgtttttgtggctgTGGTGTCTGgttgttattttgtttttgactaGCTGATAACCTGTTTGTTCTACAAAAATCATACGAACGTATCATGGAAAAGTGTATAGAACCGGAAcagcaaaataatatttctcccGGCCGATTTAATTCATCGACACGTGCccccttatttatttttggaacgTCTCCAAGTGGCCCCCGATTAgctgtatacatatatacgaaCGCATAGAGTATATGTAAACAGAGTATCTATAAATCTATACATATATCTCCTTCATTCATCTATAAGAAAGATAGCCGAATGACTTTCAGACTTGTCCTTAACACTACCGGTGACCCCAAACATTTGTGGAGCTTCGAAGAACCCAAGAGACCGAAATGCACTTTCACTTACAACAAAAAGGGGGAAGACTGGCAAACAAAACAACGAACCGCGGTCGACGGCTGAACTAAAGAGACTGTTTTTTGGCTTTAGTCCACGTCCACGACGACAGCGGAAAAAAGCCAGCGAAACGTCACTGCCTGCCACACCCTTTTTAGAGGGTATACGCATTTCTTGGGTAAGATTATACATTATTATGAGATCTTAAATCTGTAAATATTaatcaggaaaatatttttaaaagtataaatgggtactataaattaaactaaactatatatgttttctaaaaaaataaaacttaaaaaaaaggcaaaaataaaaagtatgtattatcataaaaatattctattttaagtaaaaatttaTGATCTAAATGGTAGAGTATTGGAAACTCGGTTTCTTACCTCCCTCttactttttgtttggtttgcgACTGATAGCATGTAAATAACGCGCATACATAGTGAAAAAGTATATAGAAAAGAGAGTGTCGGAGTGGAAGAGAATGCAGATGGGGAGCATAAGGCTTGAAAAAACTTAAGAGGGAGTCGAAAATAAAGAGAGTGAAGCATTGTGGGGCATACCAATTTCTTTTGTGCATAACGAGATATGTATAAGCTTAATTAAAATCCCTTCCTTAAGTGGAAGTATCtgcttaaaaaatttcaaaggtATCTTATGGATTTTACCCATTATTACTTATTCGGTCAATAGATGATACAATCAAAAACATTCAATGGTTTCTAGGTTCTAAGTGGCAtgtgtgatttttattaccaACTCATTATAATCAAGGGAGGCTCGTCCGCAGCAGAGCGTTCTCATATTAGCCTTATCAATTATAAGCAAGATAAGCCTTAAAGTACTACTTATTAAAGTAcctacatacatttgtattcGTTTGGAAAATGCCAGAGGCTAAAGCGACTGCGCCTTGTCATTGCTTCGACCTCAGATTGTATTTCATTTCGAGGCAATCTCTCGAATTTTTGCTAATTTGCGTCTGATTAGAGTGTGTCTACCAATTTGAgcataaaacaaaacacactatcaaaataagaaataaatatgttttttagaaGTATGCTTGTACTTACATTTTGAATAATTGGCGGGCAGATTAGAgaaaaattttgaactttgctTTACTGACGTCAAGAAACGACTATATACTTAAATtaactgaaatattaaaatattaaagatcAGTTGTTatcagggatctctttctgaGAATGTttaacccagaaaaaaatacattccCAGAATCCCTTTCTGTTTTACTGCCGCCAAATAGTAATTTTTTCGTGAGCATTCCTATTAACCCATAATTACCAATCAATTTGaaacatttaacatttacCGCCCACACTTGACAATGGGTGTCTCGCTAAAATGGCTGGCTGAAAACCCGCAATTATTTTCCCATTGTTAAGTGCATTTCCATCCACCCCAATTCAATCCAATCTTTTCGTGATTCCGCCCACCCACGGGCCCATGGACATGCGCAGGGCGTGGCAGTCGGCGTCAACCCCATTCTGAAATGCCTGATGTTTAACCATATTAGTTCCTATTTTATGTTGTCAATTGGATTTGATTGCCCAGCGCGGAAGGAAGAAAGCAATCCCCGACCAAGTTACACTCTTCGCGTATTCACATAATTCTGCTCTGTTTCGTTTATTGTAAGCACTATGTTCTGGATAAGACGTTGCAgggaaataaaatatcttaaaatggAAGTTCTCGAATACAATCACTAAATTTGATtagatttaagatttaatacaTGACTAGAATGCAGCTCGTTCAAGAACATCTTAGTATTTACACAGCGttttctttcaatttaaatattccgGGGAAATACAACTCAAATTTTTTCTCCGTCAGCTAAGTTCTATATTCTTATCTTCTTAGAAAGTTGAGTTGGCGTGTTAAAAAAAGCTGGATTTTACTCAAGATGGatggtttttgtttaaaacaaGACAATAATTTAAGTGTGAGTAACTCAAAagtaaaatttgacaatttaaaaGGAACTATCTTTTGATTCGGTCAAGTTGTGGTAGATAATAAAAACTCATAACCATGTACATATCAGTTGTGGTAAAGGTTGATAacgactaaaataaaataaaatatttgtaatttaaagctCTTAAGGGTACCTATAGAAAAAAACGAATAAAGTTTCTGATTCAGGTTATgggtttttcaaatttaaagagATCTGATGTATAGATTTTTCAAACCTAAACTTAATCATAAATTGCCACTCATAATTAAACCAATTACTTACATGTTGTATTTCCCCAactaaattaccaaaaacttTACTAATTTAAGATTCAGGTTCTTGTCCCGATCGAACTATCTATGTTAACTGGTAGAGTTTCGCATCGCCGACGATGTCCACGTCGCTGGAGTTGTCCTCGTCGCCACTATCCGCCTCCAGGTCGGAGTAGTCATCCGTGGAGTATCCCTGCTGCATGAGGCAcatctgcagctgctgctgctcactTGTGGGCTGAGTGGGCGTGCCGCCGGATCCGGGACTCAGTTTGGCGTGCTTCGAATCtccggaggaggaggtggcctCGCCCGGCTGTTTTCCCAGTTCGCTGCGTGAGAAGTCAACGGGCTCTGCGGCATGGAAGAGTCAAAGAAATTTCCACGAAATTTAGAACTAATTTGATTTACGAAGAAACTTGAGCAAAACTTTATGCAACTCAAGGAGCCAGCTAAAAGCCAAAAGGTCTAATTGAAAGTCCAAAAGTTCCGCAAAGAAACTCACTCACACCCTTTTGTCTGTTCAGTTCAACTATTTTCAAGTGGTCTAGTTGTTTGAGCTTTGTGAGCAATTTCATAACCGCAGACAAGTTGTATTCACGATGGCTTTTGTCTtccttattaatttattttaatatttctttgagGTAAAGCAGGACTTTTGcatagaaaataattaaatgtaaaagggatatacacagagaaaattctgacgttctcatctgagttgaaaatgttcttaaaaatagaaaggcctttttcaagtttaaaatgttctaaatgtgcttgaattaagttgaattggttcttaaaatctagttgagcttaaaatgttcttgaaataagaacgaatcgttattattttagcacatggttcttaaatcaaatcgatttggttctcaaaaaccacaatatctgaaaatgttcttagtttgagaacgaaaaagactaaagaaagaacaaaaattaagttgcatttcaacttaaaatgattcaaaactctattctctaatttttttggatttcctaGAACGCGTTAGGATGTTTTCGTTTGACACCTAGAACGCATTAGACCATTTTACTTTGCTCCAATACGACTTTACTATTAGATTTGCCCTTTTCGTCTTatatataattcccaactggttCTAGCCCTTCATGAACCGAGCCCAATTCAGATTCTGAGACTTTAAgactttttttctggcttaagtCTTTAATGAACTTCCACACTAGCTGGAAGTCAAGTGCTACGCGCACCTTTATAAGGTGTAATGGACAActacctttttaatattacttataaattactcTTATCCTTAGCTAAAATCAAACTCAAAATGCTATAGAATTGAGAGCAAAAAGTGCTGAAAATAGAACAAATGAACTTATATTTgtattcatttgatttaaaaatgttcttgaattaaGATCAAAATCAACTTGAAAATAGAACGAAGTGAACTTAATGTCGGATTTTTAGCTAACACCATTTCGTTCTGATATTGAGAACATTCAACTCGAAATGAGAACATTTGTGCTTACCCGGTTTTTAAGAAcgaatgttcttgatttgagtgcaatgttcttggttttttttctctgtgtaggaatatttttattttataataaaaaaaatactttatacTTTCTGCTctctaagaaatattttttttttatttcaaaattaaattaaaaaacaaaattaattaaaattcgccaaaaaatatatttattagaaGGTATTCAAATATAATAGATCAAAATGTACCACAAAAACCTAGTGCTCTTGAAGTATTACCTTAAAAAACAAGCCCTTTTACTTTCTCCCGTGATAATATTATTGTAttctattaactttaatttagtACTCACCATTGGCATTGTCGCGTCGACGCAGCTGCTTTTTGTGCTTCATGCGGCGGTTCTGGAACCAGGTCTTCACCTGGGTCTCGCTGAGTCCCAAGGCGGTGGCCAGTTCCACGCGCTCCGGCGTCGAAAGATATCGCTGTCCCTCGAACCGCTTTTCCAGACCGGACAGCTGCGGATCACTGAACACTGTGCGGGCCTTCCTCCGTCGGCAGTGGCGCAGGGCGTTCACACCCATTCCCAGTCCGAGGGCCAATTCCGGCACACATCCTGGCGCTCCGAAGAAGGGCGCTCCCCCAAAAAGGCTGGCTGAAAGGTCGAATGGCCAAAAATTCATTAACTTTGTTATAGTTTGTTAGAAATGGAAACTTTCGGTGATAATGGCCATTTACACCAAGTCTAGGGGCTATTTGTCTTACTAATTTGGGCACCAAAAATATCCAAACTTTCCATGCCTTTATAATGAAGGAACCGAAAATAGATATTGGTTCTTTTATcacaaatggttttaataaatttcaaagtAATTTCGCAATTAAAGTTGCTAATTGCTATACTAACATATTTTCTGATAGATACCTTTTACTTTAAAACCACCTAACTTATTCTGTGCTCTAAAGATAACaaatatcactcatacgaCATGTGTTCACTTTgcacttatttaaaaaaaaaaaaacagtgagTCAGTCTAATAACTTTAACCGTTTGATTAAAAATGGAACACtcttcttattaaaaaaatatcacttCATTCACTTCATTCGTGCATTAGCACCAGGATAGTGAAAGGATGAATAAATAGAATAAATGATAGAAATAAAACAGTTTTCAGCAGTTGCCAAAAAGAATTATCTTACCataagtataaatataaataaccaaaaaataCCCACCTTGTGATAGAAAATAGGGATCCACGGACTTGTAAGTCCCCGACGATGGGGACAGATAGCCGAGGGTCATTTGAAGAAAGCCGTGATCGGTGTACGGGGCATTTGGGTATAACACTCCGTTGGATCCACCAGATCCTCCACTCAGGGGCGGCGGAGGTTGTGGCTGAGGCGTCGGTACCGGGGGATGCTGTCCTGCCGCAGATCCCAATTGCTGAGAAGTCTGATCTCCGCTGTAGTGGGAAGCTCCGGGACGCGAATGATGGTTAGACCTAAAAACCGACGGATTTCAGAGTTTGTTacttatttcttgatttttatgtattttcctTAAATACAAACGCTATAAGTTACAACTATTATTTACTAGTTTTTTTAGAACATATTTTTCTGTCACAATTAATAGAATATTAGTTATCGAAGCAGGCAACTTAATAGAAGTTAAACGACAACTGATGAGAATTCATTTAATAAATCTTCtttgtttatttcaaaattataagaaCTATAAtccgtaatatttattttaaaagaaaattaaagttttcctttactgaattcattttaaaactatGAACCATA
The genomic region above belongs to Drosophila takahashii strain IR98-3 E-12201 chromosome 2L, DtakHiC1v2, whole genome shotgun sequence and contains:
- the fbp gene encoding fructose-1,6-bisphosphatase 1 isoform X2; amino-acid sequence: MSQQGPVFDSNAMTLTRFVLQEQRKFREATGDLSQLLNCIQTAIKATASAVRKAGIAKLHGIAGDVNVQGEEVKKLDVLSNELFINMLKSSYTTCLMVSEENEKVIEVEVEKQGKYIVCFDPLDGSSNIDCLVSIGSIFAIYRKKSDGPPTVEDALQPGNQLVAAGYALYGSATAIVLGLGSGVNCFTYDPAIGEFILTDPNMRVPEKGKIYSINEGYASDWEAGVFNYIAAKKDPAKGKPYGARYVGSMVADVHRTIKYGGIFIYPATKSAPSGKLRLLYECNPMAYLIIQAGGLASDGKISILDIVPKKIHERSPIFLGSKADVEEALSYLK
- the bsh gene encoding brain-specific homeobox protein; translation: MAMLNEASLSPADAHAHASATTPTSHSKAAAMASASTMLTTKTPFSIEHILFQNLNSASHNNSHNNNNSNNSITANSNGYVQKSSKSSMKSARSSFAHDNNPQKHPSQHSHPPQSHPSASASASATATTRGNQAASGYGSEDYAKSLHNTQRSNHHSRPGASHYSGDQTSQQLGSAAGQHPPVPTPQPQPPPPLSGGSGGSNGVLYPNAPYTDHGFLQMTLGYLSPSSGTYKSVDPYFLSQASLFGGAPFFGAPGCVPELALGLGMGVNALRHCRRRKARTVFSDPQLSGLEKRFEGQRYLSTPERVELATALGLSETQVKTWFQNRRMKHKKQLRRRDNANEPVDFSRSELGKQPGEATSSSGDSKHAKLSPGSGGTPTQPTSEQQQLQMCLMQQGYSTDDYSDLEADSGDEDNSSDVDIVGDAKLYQLT
- the fbp gene encoding fructose-1,6-bisphosphatase 1 isoform X1, with translation MAASNGDSKMSQQGPVFDSNAMTLTRFVLQEQRKFREATGDLSQLLNCIQTAIKATASAVRKAGIAKLHGIAGDVNVQGEEVKKLDVLSNELFINMLKSSYTTCLMVSEENEKVIEVEVEKQGKYIVCFDPLDGSSNIDCLVSIGSIFAIYRKKSDGPPTVEDALQPGNQLVAAGYALYGSATAIVLGLGSGVNCFTYDPAIGEFILTDPNMRVPEKGKIYSINEGYASDWEAGVFNYIAAKKDPAKGKPYGARYVGSMVADVHRTIKYGGIFIYPATKSAPSGKLRLLYECNPMAYLIIQAGGLASDGKISILDIVPKKIHERSPIFLGSKADVEEALSYLK